In one window of Pseudorasbora parva isolate DD20220531a chromosome 7, ASM2467924v1, whole genome shotgun sequence DNA:
- the ggctb gene encoding gamma-glutamylcyclotransferase: MSCTNLFISLMLLAAGFNLLCSAVPLPSEVSNMDNSTDHKNGSTFLYFAYGSNLLKERLQLKNPSATIHCVAKLKDYKLVFGNHKGVASQRWQGGVATIEQSSGDEVWGVVWRMNMSDLESLDRQENVKMGTYSPMEVSVSTNDQDLHCRTYIMNSCVYAPPSPQYLQVIVMGAEQNGLPEDYQEKLKSIETNKYEGHLPVMDELKKAVKKHNERTQEIVPEDLPS, translated from the exons ATGTCCTGTACAAACCTCTTCATCAGCCTCATGCTGCTCGCTGCTGGATTCAACCTTCTGTGTTCAGCAG TCCCTCTGCCCTCCGAAGTCTCAAACATGGACAACAGCACTGATCACAAGAACGGATCCACCTTCCTGTACTTTGCCTATGGCAGTAACCTTCTGAAAGAGAGGCTGCAGCTGAAGAATCCATCAGCAACCATTCACTGTGTGGCCAAACTGAAg GACTATAAACTGGTCTTTGGTAACCATAAAGGGGTAGCGAGTCAACGCTGGCAAGGTGGTGTAGCGACCATCGAGCAGAGCTCAGGTGATGAGGTGTGGGGGGTCGTGTGGAGGATGAACATGTCGGACCTTGAGTCCTTGGACAG GCAGGAGAATGTGAAAATGGGgacttacagcccaatggaggtTTCCGTGTCCACCAATGACCAGGATCTCCACTGTCGGACATACATCATGAACAGCTGTGTGTATGCGCCACCTTCACCACAGTATCTACAG GTTATTGTGATGGGTGCGGAGCAGAACGGGCTGCCGGAAGACTACCAGGAGAAACTCAAGTCTATCGAAACCAACAAATACGAGGGACATCTGCCTGTGATGGACGAACTGAAGAAAGCTGTGAAAAAACACAATGAAAGGACTCAAGAGATTGTACCTGAAGATTTGCCCTCATAA
- the nod1 gene encoding nucleotide-binding oligomerization domain-containing protein 1, with the protein MGSYKNGGFHLKLLTTHRELLVEQVKNTQCILDNLQMNGFICTEDIEIIQRSTTKTDQVRKILELVQSKGEECSAYFTHILHEAYDAYIDLRPWFEEIQYTPVDTISAIPVINTDPISKYCEKLRCELGRDTRFITSYSKSEETPLEDLYMDTQMEVLNDRGESLGYLQSLDDLLGDHGVFNQQAETIFITGDAGIGKSIVLQKLQNLWSRRELKTRAKFFFKFRCRMFSAFKETDEISLKDLIFKHNCYPDGDLDNEVFTYILRFPETVVFTFDGYDEIQMESDLDNVPEVVSPEEKTRPLLLLMNLLCGKLLKGSLKILSARSGTEIQNRVIRKKVYLKGFSPEHLKRYTALHFPEQEHRTLVTDQLDANPHLCGLCSIPLFSWIILKSFKHLHSVYDNFELPDSCITLTNVFLLLSEVFLGHSTARPGLLKRSTRCPAETFKAGEQKLSAFARLALQGLERGRLVFSMEEVISCGLDDEDLQFGFLRPALHYDTSGGSATFEFLHETLQAFLGAFSLVLDSKISPESILRFFSKCEYKKRSHLSCLPCLGRSRLRDKDPFQTNFQFTNLFLCGLLSKPNAALLEHLVPPASLKQKSKTLKSYLSNSVRTHLKGLPRYPSTDIDGYKVHAMSNFLWMVRCIFETNSENVAKMTANSISADYIKIAFCNIYSADCSALNFVLHHRRKHLGVDMDNNNINDYGVKQLRPSFGKMTVVRFCVNQLTDSSIEVLAEELIRHKIIKVLGLYKNHITDVGAKLIAKIIEECPHLTTVKLGYNNITGVGGKYLASAIHKSKSIFDIGMWGNTIGDEGADAFAEALKNHPSLTNLSLSANGITSHGGRSLAKALMQNTSLHIFWLIQNKISDDAASDIADAFKSNSALTHLMLMENQLTIHGAKQLSEGLTNNTTLKEVNIKGNCISVEEQQLFEGDKRLRFH; encoded by the exons ATGGGCTCTTACAAGAATGGCGGGTTTCACCTGAAGCTGCTGACTACACACCGCGAGCTGCTGGTGGAGCAGGTGAAGAACACGCAGTGTATTCTGGACAATCTCCAGATGAACGGCTTCATCTGCACTGAAGACATCGAGATTATACAGCGCAGCACTACCAAAACTGACCAG GTACGCAAAATTTTGGAGCTGGTACAGAGTAAAGGAGAAGAGTGCTCAGCATATTTCACACACATTCTTCATGAAGCATACGATGCCTACATTGATCTGCGGCCTTGGTTTGAAGAGATCCAGTACACGCCAGTAGACACTATTAGTGCCATACCAGTGATTAACACAGATCCAA TAAGCAAATACTGTGAGAAGCTCAGATGTGAGCTAGGAAGGGACACTCGGTTCATCACGTCCTACTCTAAAAGTGAGGAGACGCCACTGGAGGATCTTTACATGGACACACAGATGGAGGTCCTGAACGACAGAGGTGAGAGTTTGGGATACTTACAGAGTCTGGATGACCTACTAGGAGACCACGGAGTCTTCAACCAGCAGGCTGAGACTATCTTCATCACCGGTGACGCTGGCATAGGCAAATCAATTGTCCTTCAGAAACTGCAGAACTTGTGGTCGCGAAGGGAGCTGAAGACACGTGCAAAGTTCTTCTTCAAGTTTAGATGTAGGATGTTCAGTGCCTTCAAGGAGACGGATGAGATTTCGCTGAAGGATCTGATCTTCAAACACAATTGCTATCCAGATGGAGACCTCGATAATGAGGTTTTCACCTATATCTTACGCTTCCCAGAGACGGTGGTTTTCACCTTTGATGGCTATGATGAAATCCAAATGGAATCTGACTTGGATAATGTGCCTGAAGTGGTTTCTCCGGAAGAAAAGACTCGACCGCTTCTGCTCCTCATGAATTTGCTTTGTGGAAAATTGCTCAAAGGTTCTCTGAAGATTCTATCCGCACGAAGCGGCACCGAGATCCAAAACAGAGTGATCCGGAAGAAGGTGTATTTGAAGGGGTTTTCACCTGAACACCTGAAGAGATATACAGCTCTCCATTTCCCAGAGCAGGAACACAGGACATTGGTGACGGATCAGCTAGACGCCAACCCTCACCTCTGCGGCCTTTGCTCCATCCCATTGTTCAGCTGGATCATCCTAAAGAGCTTTAAGCATCTTCATTCGGTTTATGATAACTTTGAATTGCCAGACTCTTGCATTACGCTCACAAATGTCTTCTTGCTCCTTTCCGAGGTCTTTCTTGGCCACTCAACTGCACGGCCTGGTCTTTTGAAACGGAGCACGAGGTGTCCAGCGGAAACCTTTAAAGCTGGTGAGCAGAAGCTTTCTGCCTTTGCTCGACTAGCCTTGCAGGGTTTAGAAAGGGGTAGACTTGTCTTCAGCATGGAGGAAGTAATATCCTGTGGATTGGATGATGAAGACCTTCAGTTTGGCTTTCTGAGGCCTGCTTTGCATTACGATACAAGCGGAGGCTCTGCCACCTTTGAGTTTCTTCACGAGACCCTCCAAGCCTTCTTAGGAGCTTTTTCTCTGGTCCTGGACTCCAAAATCTCTCCTGAATCCATTCTAAGGTTCTTCTCCAAATGTGAATATAAGAAGAGGTCTCATCTCTCTTGCTTACCTTGTCTGGGAAGGTCAAGACTCAGAGATAAAGACCCATTCCAGACCAATTTTCAGTTCACCAACTTATTTTTATGTGGTCTCTTGTCCAAACCCAACGCAGCACTCCTAGAGCATCTAGTTCCACCAGCATCATtgaaacaaaaaagcaagaCGCTCAAGTCCTATCTGTCCAACAGTGTGCGGACTCATCTTAAGGGCCTCCCTCGATATCCATCCACAGACATTGACGGCTACAAGGTGCACGCAATGTCAAATTTCTTGTGGATGGTGCGATGCATATTTGAGACAAACAGTGAAAATGTGGCCAAGATGACAGCCAACAGCATATCGGCAGATTACATTAAGATCGCCTTCTGTAATATTTACTCGGCCGACTGCAGCGCGTTGAACTTTGTCCTCCACCACCGTAGGAAGCACCTGGGAGTCGACATGGACAACAATAACATCAATGATTATGGCGTGAAGCAGCTGAGACCTTCTTTCGGCAAAATGACAGTAGTAAG ATTTTGTGTGAATCAGCTCACAGACAGCAGTATTGAGGTTCTGGCAGAGGAACTCATCAGACACAAGATCATTAAGGTCTTGGG CCTTTACAAAAACCATATCACGGATGTTGGAGCCAAACTAATAGCAAAGATCATTGAAGAATGTCCACACTTGACGACTGTCAA GCTCGGCTACAACAACATCACAGGTGTGGGGGGGAAATACCTCGCCAGTGCAATCCACAAGAGCAAATCTATCTTTGACATAGG AATGTGGGGTAACACAATCGGTGACGAGGGGGCAGATGCTTTTGCAGAGGCTCTGAAGAATCACCCCAGCCTCACCAACCTCAG TCTCTCCGCCAACGGCATTACTTCTCACGGTGGAAGAAGTTTGGCAAAAGCACTGATGCAAAACACGAGCCTTCACATCTTCTG GCTAATACAGAACAAAATCTCTGACGATGCAGCGTCAGACATTGCAGATGCCTTCAAGTCCAACTCTGCTCTGACACATCTGAT GCTAATGGAAAACCAGTTGACCATTCATGGAGCCAAACAGCTGTCTGAAGGCTTGACGAACAACACTACACTGAAGGAAGTCAA